TGTTTATTACATTTTGGTATTAATATGTTCTACCAATTACTTATAATGTATGTTTTAACATCTCAAAAGAAATACTATTTTAACCACTAGCGTAATTTGAACCTCATATTTTAGTTTAGCAACTCTGAAAACTATTAACCAATcactaaccaaaaaaaactcGTGAACAACTTTAACTTTTTCTCGTTTTCTTATATCTAACGCTCGAGTTTTTCTCGTGAACGTACATGCATATCTGACGTTTCTATTCtctttattagaaaataaaatatataccatTTCCAAAAAATGATCGTTATTGGGATATCGATAGGATAGGACAGTATATGCAAGTCATCAACTTTATATATGATCGAAAACACATATCCCATCGATGTTATTGATGACTGAGAAACCAATTGCTTCATCATGCCTCTTATTATAGAGATACCTTTCGTGTCCAAAACTTTacttatttatcattttattatcatattcaagagtttaaatatattattaatcgGTTTCCCCTTCATAGTTATTTGGATTAATGATCTTTAACTGAATGTTTAacacaattgtttttttttgttgatatttTTCTAGTGAAAGACAAATagattttgatcaaaaaaaaaagacaaatagaTATAATATGGATTTTACGAacctaattttttaaataatattagtttcaaATTATACAATCAGATTTCACTTTCTTGATTTTCGttctaacaattatttttttatacacaTGAAAATCAGAAAAGCTAAAATGACacagaaaaaaggaaaatccAACATTAATAAAAGTGTTAGATTCTCCCACGCGTGGATCAGAAATCAACAAACGGATTGTTTTCACAGCACTCGTGCGGTAACGGCAACGGCGGCGTTCTCAGTTTCTCGAAATATTCCTTTACACCAAACCCACTCGCCGTCACGTTTTCCGTCGATTCTCCGTCATCTCTCAGCGGAATAAACGGAGGCCTTAACACCTCCGTCAACAAGTCCCATCTCACTCCCCTGAAGAAAGCGTGCTCCTTTATCTCCGCCGCGCCGCGCCCGAACCCTAACCGCCTCGTCGGATCTTTCACAAGCAACCGTCGGATCAAATCCGTTAGATCCGACGGTTTTCCGGGGAACTCGGGTTCCTTCATCAGCACGTTACGaaaagtctccttcttggttcGTCCCTTGAACGGCGTCGTTCCGTACATCATCTCGTACGTCAAAACGCCGAGAGCCCACCAATCGACGGCGAAATCGTGTCCGTCGCCGCGAATTACCTCCGGCGATATGTACTCGTCGGTTCCGACGAAGGAGTTCGAGCGTTCGCCGCCGGAAAAACTCGTTCTCCGTCGGGTTATCGGGTTGACCCGAGCGgatttcgtcttcttcttccgcCGGAAAAATCTCAGACTCGTTTTACGAGTCGGATCCGGTTCCGGGTCGGATAGATAGAATTCGGGTCGGGTGGGTTTATTCAGGCTACAAGAGAGGTCGAAGTCAGTTAAAG
The Raphanus sativus cultivar WK10039 chromosome 1, ASM80110v3, whole genome shotgun sequence DNA segment above includes these coding regions:
- the LOC108829367 gene encoding LOW QUALITY PROTEIN: serine/threonine-protein kinase UCN (The sequence of the model RefSeq protein was modified relative to this genomic sequence to represent the inferred CDS: deleted 1 base in 1 codon); translated protein: MDTQETQPQRFRPTSSPSFHNITPSLFLSMETSTTKLDLDQIRALKLLGKGATGTVFLVHDSVSDSSPFALKLVDKSSASSLRRAKWETQILRRLSDEPNPFLPRLLATSESSEFFAWAMPYCSGGDLNVLRHRQNDGVFSSSVIKFYLAEILCALDHLHTMGIAYRDLKPENILLQESGHVTLTDFDLSCSLNKPTRPEFYLSDPEPDPTRKTSLRFFRRKKKTKSARVNPITRRRTSFSGGERSNSFVGTDEYISPEVIRGDGHDFAVDWWALGVLTYEMMYGTTPFKGRTKKETFRNVLMKEPEFPGKPSDLTDLIRRLLVKDPTRRLGFGRGAAEIKEHAFFRGVRWDLLTEVLRPPFIPLRDDGESTENVTASGFGVKEYFEKLRTPPLPLPHECCENNPFVDF